A stretch of DNA from Manihot esculenta cultivar AM560-2 chromosome 7, M.esculenta_v8, whole genome shotgun sequence:
ccaacaaacatcacaaacaacacatatacacacTTATGCACCAAAGATCATAAAAAACCTCAActaaaccctatcatgcatactacccataaaacttccataaaacttccataaaaccttcaaaaatcaagaaaggaagttcaggatcttcacttacctcttccaaacaagagattaaacgatcccaacgtggagatatggagaaatcctctctcaaagtctccaagcttccaaacttcactcttttgctcaaaaacttcaaaaccacaagcaaatccatcaaaaccatgaaagctttgagaaaacacataaatcactcaaggaagatcaagtctcacctcagctcgtgcaaatggacagcaaatcttatccatttgaccgacctagggccttttatagttggctggccagaccaactacggcggccgaaggagaacccgaatgccatgcacgttcggcggccgaaagtgaccttcggcggccgaaccttggcttttctcccttgttgcttttctttcaaaactcatttcttttaacacttaaaacaagttaaaatatgttagaaaacatatgtattacccttctagagggttccgacacccgagattccaccggactacaggaagtccgatgccggactctcgccgggtattacatttatttttttattatttttattttatttatttattattattattttttttaatttttctttttctctctatcTTGCTAACTTGTGACTTTGTAGCCAACATGCCCATCTAACTTTTACCATATACGGCCGACCTCACAGtttcaacaaatatatatatcatcTGAAGTTTCACTTCGTAAaatttcaaagaaaaagttagtagtaataaaattcaataaatgttaaaataaactatctaaAAGACTATCAATGTATTCTTGAACCAGCTaggtctttcttttcagctaggTTACTCAGCTGGGTTATTGTAaatctccagctttcttttcGCATAAGCTTTCATACcttcatgtggatctcaatgggtggatttaggaactccggtgacgaaaagatctccttcgttcccacagacggcgccatttgataacTCTCAATCTCCCTGGGCTCCATATCCGATAGATCTGGTTCTCGCTCGTCCCCTATTATATGGATCTGATTCCTTTTTGGGCTCTTTGATGGGTCTGtcaaatgggtctctccatattttctttgaggaaaggacctgcaaaacaaGGGAAAAGGGGGTCAGGGGTCCACCAGGGATGCCCCGGCGGAGACCCTCCTACGTTCAAGTCAGATTTCATGAATAAGAGTCGTGTCCTTAGacaagagttgcagagaaaataaaaatggagtccaggcaggagaagaaaaagaagaagataccCCTTGCAAGAGAAGACCCCCCAGTATATAGTGCTTCATGTCCTTGTCACTCAGGCCCGTACGTACGAGCGTGTCAGgcacctgctccatgcgtaacggccatttaatgctCTTCAGAGCACATGCGGGTAGGGCTGGTGAGTGATTGGGCCTACTCCCTTATGGGGCTTGTGCTCATATCTGATCCGGATCACCCTGGGTTGCCGGCCCAGGCCCGTGAAGTCGAGCCACCTCTCGAGCGTATGATCTGATGGGCTTTGGACCTGTGGCCTTCTTTTGGACCCGACCTTATTCCTAGGTTAGAAAAGATCTGGAGGTTATCACAAACCATTTccattctaaatttaatttttagctaATCAAAATGaatagttttaaagtaaagaaattatgttattaattaaattttggttTTCTTTTAACAAAGGAGAGTAAGAATTTTAGAGAGTATTAAGAAAGACCAACAATTTGAGAACTAGCTAAAACTTGTTGATCCCAAAGCAATAAGCTTCCCACCGCAACAGGAGGTTGAACAAGATCTCTACATTAGCTGAGGAGAAAACAGCTTAGCCAAGTAGTCAAGGCACTTATTTGCCTCTCGATAACAATGTCCAAGTTAACAGTGCCGATCACAGAGCAAAAGAGATTTACACTCAACTAGGAGACACCGTAGACGTAAGTGTACATCCTCCGCGGAGGCCTTAAAGCCGCCTGTGAATATATTTCAATAATCAACCATCAATTCATATTCCCATGCATATGTAGACCATGCAGAAGGGCTCGAAGCTTAGCATCCATTGACGTACAGATACTCAACTTTGCTGGAAATCCATATTTTCAAATACCAAACTACCCCGAAAAACACCACTACCACCATACCCTGGATTTTCTTACACGACTCATCAGTGTTAAGCTTACACCGACCAACCTCCGGAGGAATCCGTGAAATAGCCATGACTGTATGTTTCGAGTGAGCAAGTGGAGTAGATTGCCATGCAGCACCATTTGCACGAATCTTATGAGGCATGCAATCTTAGAGCTCAATGCAATATTGTTATTGCGATAAATATACTCATTTCTCTAATGCCAATAAAGTTATATAAaagatttatattattttagcatttgaaaaaaaacaaagaaaacaacaatTGTACTTAGCATGGTAAGTGCATCTGAATAAATCTGAGAAGTCTCAGTTCTACTCTCGCAAATCTCAATTctcagttcaaaaaaaaaaaaaaaaacaacagttaaataaataaatagtttaaagtgaatttttaaaatgaataaaaatagacaaaaaaataattaaaagtacTTATTAATACTAAAGTTACCACATCAAAATGAATTAGTAAATTCAATAATTCACAAATTTTGTTATATCTTatgataatattttagtggaaAATGGGAATTGAGTAGTTGAGTTGTGTAATTAAATGTGTTAATTAAGCATTAATCAAATAAGAGAGGCATATATAATTAGTAAAGATTTGATTGAAATGATATTGAAAGAGATGATTAGAAGAATTGAATATGTGATTGGTAAAGCTACCTCTTTTGGGAGGATAACTAATGGTCTTAATTCTCATGGGTTTGTACAACAATCAATGCTCATATTCATAATacctcattattattattactaaatacTCTCaaagatatttatttattatgagcACAATTTATAATTCCAAAAAGTGGGACAAGGGATtaagaaagaaaggaaaatgAAGAACTGGAAACATGGTTATGGTAGCTAACAATATCAACCTCACCTGCTTTTACATTATCCTTTATACAGCACCAAATTCTCAGGGGCCAATAAGAAACACATGCTGCAAAAATTAGGTGAAATTAAATGAATGCTCTACCCTCCACCATCTTCTGTAATATTAGTTGGTTTCTCCATTTAACCCACCTACTTGAAACTTCAATGCCACAACCCCcactaaatatttaatatataccaAAACCCACAtcaatttactattttttttgttACATATATAGAGGAAGAGAGGCCAACGGCCTcataatttaatagttaaaagcATCACGCTTGATTTCAGATTTTTTGGGTTTAAATCTCTCATTCCCAATGGAACATAATCAGGCAAGATAAATAATgagagaggaagagagagaaCAAAAGAATACCTTACTTCAATAGAATGACAAAGCAATTGCAAGCCCCTCCTCATGATGAGGTGGAAGCTTCTCTCAATAtgcaaaatgtaaaaaatggaGATAAAGCCATGTAGAGTGGGGTAAAGAAGGAAGAGACTGTCTGCAAAAAAgcaggaaaaaaaatatatatatattatgatatACAAAGCAGCTAAGCAGGAGAAAGAGAAAGGAAGGTAGAGGAATTCACATTAGCTTTTGGAAGACTTTTACACCCTCATCTCATGCCTTTGCTGCAATGATGTTTCACAcactgagttttttttttttttcttttgacaaTTTAACCCACGAAGTGTTGCTGATGGGTTCAGGTCCATAGGGTCAGAAAAGGATTTTTGTTTTCTCAAATTAATTAAGGGATAAAGCTTAAAGTTTCTGGGAATTGAGACCCCACAAGGCCACAAGTAGGCCTTCTCGCCCCACCAGGTGGCATAGTCAAAGAAGGTTAAAAAAGAATAGGTACAGATACCCAAAAGATGCTGTCAAGCACTATAGGGGCATCAACTATCAACATAACCTGAGCATTCAAAAATCCAGTACACTAAACAGACCTTCCATAACTAATTAATTGATAATACTCATAAGAATCATCCATACATCAAcagtgaaaagaaaaagaaaaacacaaaTTCAGACaattcaacatttaaaataagcTATAAATTCAGAATTCACAAAGTTCAGagcgagagagagaaagaaagagtaTTTCTGACATCTATATTCATCCTAAGGATTCAATAGTTGATAAACAAATTTTCTGTTTACATTCCTTTTCCAGCAGCACTGCTCAAATGCTAACAAATAACTAGATACATATTGTAGCTGAAATGTGTAACTTTGTAAATGCAGCTAAAAATCTAGTAGACATCTCATCTGCGCTCcttcaaaacccataaacaacTTTTACATCAATTAAGCAACCACATAAAAAGAGTATGAAACTCACACATAGGAAAACGAACAAACTAGACATCAGCGTTAAACTTATGTTGGCCAGTAGCAGCTTCCCTTCTTGCTGCCACTGCTGTATGCCTGTATGCCTGTATGCATTCAAGCAAAAGCAATGGAACTATATAAAGGTTAATGGTTCTGCTGTGTTAGAGCGTAACCCCCTTCCTACAGACATGGAAAGGTAAACTAAAAATTGACCTCCATTTGCTCTATCCCTAATCGGAAAACCAAGCTCCAACTCCCTTGTTGGATTCTGTATTAAGAGTATAAATATTCATTCAGGCCTAATCTGACCTGTGAATGATTATGCTCTATTTACAGATTAACAGAGGCATATACTAAGTCCAAAAAAATTGACTTCATCTCCTACTTGCAAGTTGCAACTTCTAATGGTTAGCTAATTTAAACTGGCTGACAGTATAAACAATTTTCCTAATTCAATCCTACCCTTAGTTAGACCTCCATCTTCCATATCACATTGTCAGTGCTGCTATCATGTTGTTTCTCTAGTGCTGCAACTTTTGCCCGATGCGCTGCTAATGCCATTGCACTCTTTCCTTTTTCATCATGAGGTAGCTCACAAGTTTCACCAATGGAACTTGATCTTAGGTCTGCAGGGGGGATGAAACAGTCTACTGAAAGACCTGGAACATTGAATGCAACCTCTTCAATAGTCCAAGCTTCCTCCATCTTTGTCTTCGTATGGCTCATTGCAACCTCACCAAATCTGTAAAGTGTCACTATAGTGCGACCAGAATGGGCAATCATGATCCCTTCAACAGGTCTGTAATCATCAAGGAATGAATTGATAGTTGTTTCCCAGTAAACTGCATCGCCACCATTAGATTGGATGCGGGTCAGGTGTGAATCCTCCATGTAGACGAGGAGACCAGTCTTTTGACTGAAGTAGCCAAACAAGACATGTCTTATGATCTCTGCAGGGCCTTCACTCCTAGCCTTGAGCGTTTGAGGATCAGCACACAGCTTTAGTATAAAACATTCTTCACCATTAATCTTCTTCTCTCCTATGCACCTTGCATCAGCAAACATACTAGCTGTGCTTTTTGGATCAAGACCCTGAGACAGGTACATGTGCAGAATTGAGCAAACAACTAAAACGTAGTCAATAAATAAAAGACAAGTATGTGCAGAATTAATGCACAGAACTTCACCTGAAGTGCACGACGCAAGGGTCTAACGGGGCCTTTTGCAGTATGAGCACCAAGCCATGGAGTGTGCCTCCAAACAAGTTTGCCATTGCAGCCAGCATGAACCTTACTACCACCAACAGCAAGCTCAACATACCACATATCAGGATTCATCTGCCAGAGCACAAACCCACCTGACTCAGCACCTTTAGTACCATTCCGGTTCT
This window harbors:
- the LOC110618418 gene encoding uncharacterized protein LOC110618418 codes for the protein MEKKQGFFAALKEEVVRGLSPSRSRSRSSSPARTGSPISGLLRRKKNNSSNNSHYNPYAAQPETLVARSGSLRPLIGETLTPLIEGPDPDGGEGEPKRVGSGLGEWMKGQLSRTPSVSSVAYRKSDLRLLLGVMGAPLAPVHVSTMDPLPHLSIKDTPIETSSAQYILQQYTAASGGQKLQNSIRNAYAMGKLKMIASEFETSTRVVKNRNGTKGAESGGFVLWQMNPDMWYVELAVGGSKVHAGCNGKLVWRHTPWLGAHTAKGPVRPLRRALQGLDPKSTASMFADARCIGEKKINGEECFILKLCADPQTLKARSEGPAEIIRHVLFGYFSQKTGLLVYMEDSHLTRIQSNGGDAVYWETTINSFLDDYRPVEGIMIAHSGRTIVTLYRFGEVAMSHTKTKMEEAWTIEEVAFNVPGLSVDCFIPPADLRSSSIGETCELPHDEKGKSAMALAAHRAKVAALEKQHDSSTDNVIWKMEV